The Amaranthus tricolor cultivar Red isolate AtriRed21 chromosome 6, ASM2621246v1, whole genome shotgun sequence genome has a segment encoding these proteins:
- the LOC130814854 gene encoding uncharacterized protein LOC130814854: MDLHLKKLFGRFHEQFGCGPGLGPASATCLFNVDGVDAAFIKALYGAAAALYRTDPWKRLRPGHFFGVRVGRELEWSGRKQLFPCVQTIGGDGGDVAFYLFRSVDDARNATKPRETVPVPNTEVMRVTFELENLMFPSHRKMVKFLALEVSGTECYPIFDVICCTSSGELKYRNPTYEELRFAYAAMKGITLVHPLLQDVQATSYPTQLMCFEPLIETVDVQWPAVMAKSNDIVAVTISHPPGQAYEEKTISSANSTPNKYSEAAREDSFGDVKMYSNASLRRCAMCDREFHMDQSFPCSKCRAIVYCSPNCQKQHWKESHKSICGLYKAMMEREEELAINIFSFPSSADHPCKWLESLDLHHKGMWRRKCGCYSNRPFGLLPVKAGLSESWGGLDDDEYPQDSPFSSHLTDGISSPILLSGWSEYYNLRSLPLSSPVADILSHPLTVYYILTALSITSKNRLLKGKEVIVHYLGPEGELDWITAFAEMGHLLNGIGNIQIVMLGPEVPTNLSGTTSGIGSRVRINLARGIYQEEATYLPSPHVIVALNCGLENNSSWGGALELIKSMGIPAFFTDQSEVSCTNAKQVLRSAGLHITHPVTPNPFRSPVRNYGPSTNMPSYSNCFLLGVNT; this comes from the coding sequence ATGgatttgcatttgaaaaaatTGTTTGGTAGATTCCATGAGCAATTTGGATGTGGACCAGGACTTGGTCCTGCATCTGCAACTTGTTTGTTTAATGTGGACGGTGTAGATGCTGCCTTCATCAAGGCATTATATGGAGCTGCTGCAGCTCTATATAGGACTGATCCATGGAAAAGATTGCGCCCAGGACACTTCTTTGGTGTCCGGGTGGGCAGAGAATTGGAATGGTCTGGAAGGAAGCAGCTGTTTCCATGTGTCCAAACCATTGGTGGGGATGGTGGGGATGTGGCATTTTATTTGTTTCGATCTGTTGATGATGCTCGGAATGCAACCAAGCCAAGAGAGACGGTTCCTGTACCGAACACTGAGGTTATGAGGGTGACATTTGAGCTAGAAAATTTGATGTTTCCTTCTCATAGAAAAATGGTCAAATTTTTGGCCTTAGAAGTTTCTGGAACTGAGTGCTATCCAATTTTCGATGTTATCTGTTGCACTTCGAGTGGTGAGCTTAAATATAGGAATCCGACGTATGAAGAACTTAGGTTTGCATATGCTGCCATGAAGGGTATAACATTAGTTCACCCTTTGCTCCAAGATGTGCAAGCTACTTCATATCCGACACAATTGATGTGTTTCGAGCCACTCATTGAGACGGTGGATGTTCAATGGCCAGCGGTAATGGCTAAGAGCAATGACATTGTGGCGGTTACCATTTCACACCCACCTGGTCAAGCATATGAAGAAAAAACCATATCATCAGCCAATTCAACTCCCAACAAGTATTCAGAAGCAGCTAGAGAAGATAGTTTTGGTGACGTTAAAATGTATTCAAATGCTTCTTTGAGGCGATGTGCTATGTGTGATCGAGAATTTCACATGGATCAGTCCTTTCCTTGCAGTAAGTGTCGTGCCATAGTTTACTGCAGCCCGAATTGCCAAAAGCAGCATTGGAAGGAATCTCACAAGAGCATATGTGGTTTGTACAAAGCCATGATGGAGAGAGAAGAGGAGCTTGCGATAAATATATTTTCGTTTCCTTCATCGGCTGATCATCCTTGCAAGTGGCTTGAGTCTCTTGACCTCCATCATAAAGGAATGTGGAGAAGGAAGTGTGGCTGCTATTCTAATAGGCCCTTTGGTCTTCTTCCTGTCAAAGCTGGTCTTTCGGAATCTTGGGGcggacttgatgatgatgaataccCACAAGATTCTCCATTTTCGAGTCATCTGACTGATGGGATCTCAAGTCCTATCCTTCTTTCTGGCTGGTCGGAGTACTACAACCTGAGATCATTGCCACTGTCTAGCCCTGTTGCGGATATTCTTTCGCACCCATTAACAGTATATTACATACTAACGGCATTGAGCATCACTTCAAAGAATCGTTTGCTAAAAGGAAAAgaggtcattgttcattatttggGTCCTGAAGGAGAGTTAGACTGGATAACTGCTTTTGCTGAAATGGGTCACCTGCTTAATGGTATTGGCAACATACAGATTGTCATGCTGGGGCCAGAGGTTCCTACAAATTTATCCGGAACCACTTCAGGAATTGGGAGCAGAGTGAGGATAAATCTCGCTAGGGGTATCTATCAAGAAGAAGCCACCTACTTGCCTTCTCCTCACGTTATTGTCGCTTTGAACTGTGGATTAGAGAACAATTCAAGTTGGGGCGGAGCTCTGGAGCTAATCAAGTCGATGGGTATCCCTGCATTTTTCACTGATCAGTCGGAGGTTTCATGCACAAATGCTAAGCAAGTTCTTCGTTCTGCTGGCCTGCATATCACTCATCCTGTCACTCCCAATCCTTTTCGTTCTCCTGTGCGGAACTATGGGCCTTCAACAAATATGCCTTCTTACAGTAATTGTTTCTTGCTTGGAGTGAATACATGA